tttcaccatgttagccaggctggtgttgaactcctgaccttgtgatctacctgcctcggcctcccaaagtgctggtattacaggtgtgagccaccgtgcccagcctacaagctggatttttaaaaggtCTGGCCTCACAGACAGTGCGTGCTGTTATCAGAACCCCATCCTCAGACCCTGGCCTGACACCCTCACCTCTCAccctctcctgcctcctagttaccTCCAGAAGGTCTGAAGCAGACAACATGGCTTCTCCAAGCCTGCCTTCTCCCCTACACAGTGAGCATGGCGACATCTGTAACCTCACCTCTCGGTGTGAAACCAACATGCTCAGATCACGTGCTGGGTCCCTGTAAGTGTTTTGCATTTGttaccttttcatgttttttcttttgagatgaagtcttgctctgtgacccaggctggagtgcagtggcacaatctcagctcactgcaacctccaccttccgggttctagtgatcctcccacctcagccttccacgtagttgggattacagttgtctaccaccacacccagctaatttttgttatttttattagagtcggggtttcaccttgttggccaggctggtcttgaacgcctgaactcaggtgatctgcccactttggcctcccaaagtgctgggattacagtacgagccaccgtacccagcctgatttttaagtttcaaaaacAGGCCCTTTCCAGGGGGGCATTACGAGTCCTGTTTGAAGAGGTGGGTGCTGCAGTCACTTGCCTTTCCTGGACGGCCTGGCACCTTCCCCGCACTGAGTCTGGAAGGCAGACCCAGGCTCCTGTGATGTGCACTGGACTGTCCAGGTGACTGTGTTCCCAGACGCCCTTGCAGTCGGCATGGGCCATACCTGCCCCGGTACTGGACTCTGAGCCAGAAGCTGAAGCAGAGCGCAAGGCAGTGACCGCTGAGAGGCTCGGCCACAAGGCGGTGACTGTGGGGGCTCGGCTGCAAGGCAGTGACCTTGGAGGTCTTGACACAGAatgcctgccaggctcaagcactGGACACACAGGAGCTGAAAGGACTAGGGTGAAGCCAGGCCCAGGACTGGGCGGCAGGAGTGGTCAGACCAGAGCTTTCATCCTCCACTTTCCAAAGCCCGGCAACTGCCCTTCGTCCACCCGGCAGAAGTGGGCGATGTCATCCCTGGAGAGGGGGAACCGGAGTTGCTGAGCTGGGGACAAGGGAAGAGGCAGCTCCCTGGAAATACGTGACTGGCCAAAGCCTGCCCCCAATGCAGAGCACCGCCTCGGCCAATGGCTCCAGCTAGAGAGGACTCCCCACGTGGCAGAACGGACGGGCCACCCCGGGAACAGCGGCCTTAGCAAGGGAGGTGGGTGTCATTATCATCACTCACAGGTGCAGAACTGATGCTCAGGGGGTGTGACCAGCCCGCAAGTCCCCAGCCAGGAAGCTGAGGGGCTCAGATGAAAACCTGACTCCGTGTAGTGCTCAGCAGGCCCCTTCTGGGAACCCCAGCCTCATCCCCGTCTCCGTAGGATGGAGGTGGGGACGGCTCGCTCCTGAGGACGAACTTCCTCACTGCCTCCTACGGCTGCACGGACTCCCAGAGCCACTCTCATGCCAGGAGAGTCTGCAGTGGGAGCCAAGACAGCCGGCCCCAGAGGCCCTGGGCACCCGACGCTCAGCCCTGGGAGGCAGCTTCGCCAGACACAGCTCAGACTCCGGGTCTACACACAGTGACTTTATTACTCTCTGGACGCTGGTGACTTGCACTGGGCAGAGCTCAGACTCCGGGTCTACACAGTGAGTTTATGACCTTCTGGATGCTGGTGACCTGCTGTCCCCACCCAGCTTCACTGGGGCAGGCATCTCTGTCCATCCCATGCCTCTGGGTCACAGGGGGCAGCAAGACCAAGGAGCCCACAGCCAGGCCCCGGGTCCAGCCTGTCAGAGCCATCACCTGCTGCCTCCCGGCCCCGAACCTGTCCTGGGGAAGGATTCCTAGGGAAGACCCAGATCCCTTTCCCTCAGCCTTCGCTTCATAAAGGGGGCCTGGCCTGCCACTGCTCCCCTGAGCTGCTCCTCGCCTGCCCCTCAGGGATCCCAGGCCCTCACCTCTGCTTTTGAGGTAGAGAAAGGCCGGGAGAGAGgaatggaggagggagagggaggctgggagcaggagagagagaggaggagaagaagacaTCAGAAAGAGGCCCCTTCTCACAGCGAGAGAGGCCCAGGAATCAGAAAGGGAGGCGCTGGTGAGACCTGGGCAGGAAAGTGAAATGTGGGGAAAGAAGCTGAAGAGAGAGGAAGGCGCTGGGAAGTTCAGATAAGGGAGGCAGCTGGCAGgcgggaaggaggaggaggggatgaGGCCAAGCTATGGCgatgggaggaggagggagggcctAGGGGCAGCATCAAGGGGTGGTGAGGCAGCTCCTACCGACCGACCGCACGGCTGGCTACCCCAGGGGCCAGGGCGGGAAGGGGCCCCCGCCGTCGGGGCCCGGGGCCGCCGCCCCCTGTGCGCTGGCCGCCGCTGCTGCCCGGCCGTGGATGCGCTGGTGGCGCAGCACGTGCTCGCGGCGTCCGAAGCCCTTGCCGCACTCCCAGCAGGCGAAGGGCCGCGCTCCCGAGTGCGTCTTGCGGTGGCGCACCAGGTGCTCGCGCCAGTAGAAGGTCTTGCCGCACTCGCAGCACGCGTGGGGCTTCTCGCGGGCTGGCAGCGGACGCAGCGCGGGCCCGGGGCTGCCAGGGTGCGTGTCGCGGTGGCGCCGCAGGTGCTCCTTGCGCCGGAAGGCCTTGCCGCACTCGGGGCAGGCGTGCGGCTTCTCGCCGGAGTGGCTCTGCCGGTGGCGCAGCAGGTGCGCTGGCTTCAGGGATGTCTTGCCGCACTCTGGGCAGGACGTGGTGCCCGGGGCAGCCAGGAAGGCGGGCAGGCCAGGCGCCAAGGGGGGGCTGCTGGGCTCCTGCTTGTAGGGGCGCACAGCCTGGGAGTCCCCAGCCACCGGCCCCTGAGCCCCAGGGGCTGTGTCTGCTGTAAAAGAAATCAGAGTCAGTGTCTGGGTCTGCACCAGGCTGGGGCAGGCGCAGCACTGGCTGGGAGGAGGCAAGCAGGGAACGCTTAAAGGCAGAAACTACCGGGGTGGGAAGAGGGCTGGGCTGTGGGCTCTCCTTCATGCCTCTGTCCCGGGTACCTAGTAGAGTCTGGCATACAGTCAATGCCAAATACATAATAGTTAATGCCTGGCTGCATGATAGATGgttagatgatggatggatggatgatggatggattgatggatgatggatggatggatgatggatggattgatggatgatggatgatggatgatggatggattgatggatggatggatgatggatgatggatggattgatggatgagtAGATGATGAATGTAAgggtagatgatggatggatgatggatggattgatggatgatggatgatgaatggatgatggatggatgatggatggattgatggatgagtAGATGATGAATGTGAgggtggatgatggatgatgattggatgatgaatggatgatggatggattgAGGGATGAGTAGATGATGAATGTGAgggtggatgatggatgatggatggatggattgatggatgatggattgatggatgatggatgatggatgatggatggatgatggatgagtAGATGATGAATGTAAGGGTAGATGATggatgatgaatggatgaatggatggattgatggatgagtAGATGATGAATGTGAgggtagatgatggatggattGGATGAGTAGATGATGAATGTGagggtggatgatggatggatggatggatgatggatggactgatggatggatgatggatggatgatgatggatggatgagtagatgaTGAATGTGAGGGTagatgatggatgatggatgcATGAGGGATGGATGATGaatgatgatggatggatgatggattgATAGATGAGTAGATGATGAATGTGagggtggatgatggatggatgacggatggattgatggatgagtAGATGATGAATGTGAGGGTAGATGATGGATAATGGATGCATGATGAATAGatgatgaatggatgatggatggatgatggatggattgatggatgagtAGATGACGAATGTGAGGGTGGAtggtggatgatggatggatgatggatgatggatggattgACGGATGAGTAGATGATGAATGTGAGGGTagatgatggatgatggatgcatgatgaatggatgatggatgatggatggatgatggattgatggatgagtAGATGATGAATGTGAGGGTagatgatggatgatggatgcatgatgaatggatgatggatggatggattgatggatgagtAGATGATGAATGTGAgggtagatgatggatggatgatgaatggatgatggatggatgatggatggatgatggattgatggatgagtAGATGATGAATGTGAGGGTAGATGAtcaatgatggatggatgatgaatggatgatggatggatgatgaatggatgatggatggattgatgaatgatggatggatgatgaatggatgatggatggattgACGGATGGGTACATGATGAATGTGagggtggatgatggatggatggatggatgatggatggattgATCGATGATGGATGCATGATGGATGATGGATGCATGATGGGTGGGAAGATGATGAATGTGagggtggatgatggatggatggatgcatgatggatggatggtggatggattgatggatgatggatggatgcatgatggatgatggatggatgcatgatggatgatggatggatgacgGGTGGGTAGATGATGAATGTGAGggtggaggatggatggatggatggatggatggatggtggatggatgatggtgGATGGACAGATGCTGAATAGGTGGGTACATGGGTGGATAagcagatggatgaatgggtgggtgatgatggatggatgacagAGGGAAGGTGGGATTGGTGTGAGCGGGGATAGATGAATGATGGCTGGTTGGATGGGTGAATGAGTAGCTGTATGGCAGGAATGGATAGACTGAAGGGGGATGATGGATAGGTGGATGCCTGAtatatggatggatgggtggatctCCCACCCTGAGGCCCACATGCACTTCCAACCTCTGACGCCGGGGCCCACCAGCACCCCCTAGCGCTGGGCCTTGGGTCCAAACCCTGGGGCTCCTCAAGGGTAGGGGTCCAAGTCTGCCCTTGCCCTGGTGCCAGGACTGTTCACCGAACAACCCCTCAGTGCTGCGGGCTGGCAGGGAGAATCAGGGAGACCACTGGCTCACCTAAGGGAACCATCCCACTGTCCTCTTTGCCACCGGCCGTGCCGGGGCCCTGCGTCGCGTCCTGAGGCACCCCCGTTGCTGATGACCCATCGGGGGAGGTTGCTGGCCCCTGAAATGAGAGCGCACATTTGGAACCCAGAAATCGGAGTGAGGGCCAAACCGGAGTGAGGGCCTCTGTTCCTCCTGCTCCTGACACGGTCGGCCAGCTGTGGAATCCCATCCCTGCTGCAGGGAAGCCGCAGTCATGCTGGAGGACAGAGGCCACCCACAGAGAGGCCCACAGGCGAGGAACCAAGGCCTCCTGCCACCCCCTGCCAGGGGGAGCCGTCTGGAAACCACCGGCCTTCAAATGACAGCCCGGCCCACACTGCCACTGTGAGCTCACCGGAGACCCTGGAgctggccccaaactcctggcccGCAGGGGCTTTCTGAGCTAACAGAGGTTTGCTGTTTTACACCCGAGTTTGGGGTTATCTGTCACGCAGCAAGAAGTACCTAATACACCTGCCTCAGGTCTGTCTTCAGCTTGTTCCTGCCCTTTGGATAAAGTGCAAACTCCTTAACAAAATGCAGAATACGAGAGCTACTTTCAATGTGGAAGAAAGTCAACGAGGTTCAGAAACAACTTTTCTTGGTGTAAGACGGCAGAAAAGCTGCCAAGCGGGATGGCACCAGCCAGGAAGACCAAGTTTAAAAAGTTTCAGTCCAACTCTGGCTGTGGTTTCTCTGCACTGGTACAGCATTCATTTAAAACCATGTccccggctgggcacggtggctcaagcctgtaatccctgcactttgggaggccgaggcgggtggatcacgaggtcaggagattgagatcatcctggtcaacatggtgaaaccccatctctgctaaaaatacaaaaaaaattagctgggcatagtggcacgtgcctgtaatcccagctgctcaggaggctgaggcaggagaattgcctgaacccaggacgcagaggttgcggtgagccaagatcacgccattgcactccagcctgggtaacaagagcaaaacttcatcttaaaaaaaaaataaataaataaaaataaaacaaaataaaaccatgtCCCCAAGGGAAGAGGATCAGAATTCTTCTCGTGCTGATGACAGCTGGCCCATGTGTCACACACCTTTTCCATCTCAAAACTTTTTGGCCAGAGGAGTACCTGGATCATAAAACAATGGTTGGTGTGAAAATTAGC
This genomic interval from Saimiri boliviensis isolate mSaiBol1 chromosome 14, mSaiBol1.pri, whole genome shotgun sequence contains the following:
- the ZNF444 gene encoding zinc finger protein 444 isoform X1; amino-acid sequence: MEVVVPVKQEAEGLALDSPWHRFRRFHLGDAPGPREALGLLRALCRDWLQPEVHTKEQMLELLVLEQFLSALPADTQAWVCSRQPQSGEEAVALLEELWGPATSPDGSSATGVPQDATQGPGTAGGKEDSGMVPLADTAPGAQGPVAGDSQAVRPYKQEPSSPPLAPGLPAFLAAPGTTSCPECGKTSLKPAHLLRHRQSHSGEKPHACPECGKAFRRKEHLRRHRDTHPGSPGPALRPLPAREKPHACCECGKTFYWREHLVRHRKTHSGARPFACWECGKGFGRREHVLRHQRIHGRAAAAASAQGAAAPGPDGGGPFPPWPLG
- the ZNF444 gene encoding zinc finger protein 444 isoform X2; its protein translation is MEVVVPVKQEAEGLALDSPWHRFRRFHLGDAPGPREALGLLRALCRDWLQPEVHTKEQMLELLVLEQFLSALPADTQAWVCSRQPQSGEEAVALLEELWGPATSPDGSSATGVPQDATQGPGTAGGKEDSGMVPLDTAPGAQGPVAGDSQAVRPYKQEPSSPPLAPGLPAFLAAPGTTSCPECGKTSLKPAHLLRHRQSHSGEKPHACPECGKAFRRKEHLRRHRDTHPGSPGPALRPLPAREKPHACCECGKTFYWREHLVRHRKTHSGARPFACWECGKGFGRREHVLRHQRIHGRAAAAASAQGAAAPGPDGGGPFPPWPLG